The following coding sequences lie in one Pontibacter sp. G13 genomic window:
- a CDS encoding VWA domain-containing protein, with product MFIDFFLTLRKHGLKPSLQEYLTLMQGLSEGVVGPSLDEFYYLSRSLLIKHESQWDLYDQVFGQYFHKRTPASKDFWAEVPEEWLKEELGKVISPEDLEAIEAMGGLDALIERFKELMEEQDERHEGGNRFIGTGGSSPYGAGGFNHEGFNMGDKSRYRNALKVWEKRKYANLNGDMELNTRNLKLVLKRLRLLTREGMPSELDLDQTIKKTSENAGMLDISMRPTRKNRVKVLLLFDIGGSMDDHVAICSQLFSAARYEFKHMESYYFHNCIYDYVWKDNKRRFSERLSTWDLLNTYNRDYKLIMVGDAAMSPYELTHAGGSVEHWNEEPGLIWLKRVWEYFSHAIWINPNAEYGWNYYPSTELIRNATQFRMYPMTLSGIQSGMKALRDARHSHGGPLDAQTYT from the coding sequence ATGTTCATCGATTTCTTCCTGACACTTCGCAAGCATGGACTCAAGCCTTCATTGCAAGAGTACCTCACCCTCATGCAAGGCCTTTCGGAAGGCGTGGTAGGCCCCAGTTTGGACGAATTTTACTACCTAAGCCGTTCTCTGCTCATCAAGCACGAATCTCAATGGGACTTGTACGATCAGGTGTTTGGCCAATATTTTCACAAACGCACACCCGCCTCCAAGGACTTTTGGGCCGAAGTTCCCGAGGAATGGCTCAAGGAAGAATTGGGGAAGGTCATAAGTCCTGAAGACCTAGAAGCAATTGAAGCCATGGGCGGTCTCGATGCCCTGATTGAACGCTTCAAAGAATTGATGGAGGAACAGGACGAACGTCACGAAGGAGGAAATCGGTTCATTGGCACAGGAGGTTCTTCTCCCTACGGAGCAGGTGGGTTCAACCATGAAGGCTTCAACATGGGGGATAAAAGCCGCTACCGAAACGCACTCAAGGTGTGGGAAAAGCGGAAGTACGCCAATCTTAATGGCGACATGGAACTCAACACCCGGAATCTCAAACTGGTGCTGAAACGGCTGAGGTTATTGACGAGAGAGGGAATGCCTTCTGAGCTGGATCTGGATCAAACCATCAAGAAAACATCTGAGAACGCAGGAATGCTGGACATTTCCATGCGACCTACCCGCAAAAATCGGGTGAAGGTGCTCCTGCTATTCGACATTGGGGGTTCGATGGACGATCACGTAGCGATTTGCTCGCAACTATTTTCTGCGGCTCGATACGAGTTCAAGCACATGGAATCCTACTATTTCCACAATTGCATCTATGACTATGTGTGGAAGGACAACAAGCGCAGGTTTTCAGAGCGGCTCTCTACTTGGGATTTATTGAATACCTACAATCGGGATTACAAATTGATCATGGTCGGAGATGCAGCTATGTCTCCGTACGAATTGACCCATGCGGGTGGAAGCGTAGAGCATTGGAACGAGGAGCCGGGATTGATTTGGCTGAAACGCGTCTGGGAATATTTCTCGCATGCCATTTGGATCAATCCGAATGCCGAGTATGGCTGGAATTATTACCCCTCTACAGAATTAATCCGAAACGCCACTCAATTCCGGATGTACCCCATGACCCTGTCAGGCATTCAATCTGGAATGAAAGCCTTGCGAGATGCTCGACACTCTCACGGAGGCCCACTTGATGCACAGACCTATACTTGA
- a CDS encoding OmpA family protein, with protein MLSNTFRSSHWTTQLGSASHLLRLLTGVLCLISCQAFAQIQHLGDHINSPSEEYYPIPTPDGQRLYFSRINHPDNTFGQHGSEDTWMSVWDPEANEWGLAQHLSGGFNQEQSNLICGISPDGQWMLVRGASEDGYFEQRAFSIRERTEEGWGAPQKLQIEGLKEMVKGTYLAGTLSPDLQVLVMYFSEIPNDNSNDLYVSFREDNDTWTAPVPLGPDINTAYNESGPFIAADNRTLYFNSNRPGGLGEEDIYRSVRLDESWAYWSTPENLGSKVNSPGLEANFVMTSDEKYAFLASEYQSMGETDLVRITLEAPEESVANSTARFRGPMVHVEGKVINSETETPLFAGLTCQSLPSMAVLVRDTSSVSDGSFKFSLPAGGSYLLIARAQGHQPGSAELDLTRASNGMIYPLEVRLRPGDENAPILPGSGSAYEKPAESETLITTIYYTSGSIKADEEAHREIDRLAELLKSNPELRIAIHGHTDRLGNSGENLELSEKRARMVRAYLIAVGISPNRLTYMGFGNNRPVASNQEEEGRAQNRRVEFHMIP; from the coding sequence ATGCTTTCCAATACATTCAGATCCTCACATTGGACGACCCAACTAGGATCTGCTTCCCATCTTTTGAGGCTTCTAACGGGAGTTCTCTGCTTGATTTCCTGTCAGGCATTTGCACAGATTCAACATCTGGGTGACCACATCAATTCGCCCTCCGAAGAATATTACCCCATCCCTACACCGGACGGGCAACGGCTTTACTTTTCTCGGATCAATCATCCCGACAATACCTTTGGGCAGCACGGCTCCGAGGATACGTGGATGTCCGTATGGGACCCAGAGGCCAATGAATGGGGATTGGCACAGCACCTCTCTGGAGGATTCAACCAAGAGCAGAGCAATCTGATTTGCGGGATTTCACCAGACGGGCAATGGATGCTCGTGCGAGGGGCTTCTGAAGACGGCTATTTTGAGCAGCGGGCTTTTTCCATTAGAGAACGAACAGAGGAAGGCTGGGGAGCGCCCCAAAAACTTCAGATCGAAGGGCTCAAGGAGATGGTCAAAGGCACCTATTTGGCCGGTACACTTTCGCCGGATCTGCAGGTATTGGTGATGTATTTCTCCGAAATTCCCAATGACAATTCCAACGATCTCTATGTGAGCTTTCGGGAAGACAACGATACTTGGACAGCTCCGGTACCACTTGGACCCGACATCAATACCGCATATAACGAATCAGGTCCATTTATCGCGGCTGACAATCGCACCCTCTATTTTAACAGCAACCGACCCGGCGGGCTAGGCGAGGAAGATATCTACCGATCTGTGAGATTGGATGAAAGTTGGGCCTACTGGTCTACTCCAGAGAATCTGGGCTCCAAGGTGAATAGCCCTGGACTCGAAGCCAACTTCGTCATGACCTCCGATGAGAAATATGCGTTCCTTGCTTCTGAATACCAATCAATGGGGGAAACAGATCTGGTCAGAATTACGCTTGAGGCTCCAGAGGAATCTGTTGCGAATTCTACCGCTAGATTCCGAGGGCCCATGGTACATGTAGAGGGAAAGGTGATCAATTCCGAGACCGAAACGCCCTTGTTTGCAGGTTTGACCTGCCAATCGTTGCCTTCTATGGCGGTGCTCGTTCGGGATACTTCGAGTGTATCTGATGGCTCTTTCAAATTCTCCCTCCCTGCTGGAGGTTCCTACCTTCTCATCGCGAGAGCTCAAGGGCACCAACCGGGATCTGCTGAACTCGATCTGACACGAGCATCCAACGGCATGATCTATCCCCTAGAGGTACGACTTCGTCCGGGAGATGAAAATGCACCGATCCTTCCAGGTTCAGGATCGGCATACGAAAAACCCGCTGAGTCAGAAACGCTCATCACCACGATCTACTACACTTCAGGCAGCATCAAAGCCGACGAGGAAGCCCATCGTGAAATCGATCGATTGGCAGAGCTTCTGAAATCAAATCCTGAATTGCGAATCGCGATTCATGGCCATACCGACCGACTTGGAAATTCTGGAGAGAATCTAGAATTGTCTGAGAAGCGGGCCCGCATGGTGAGAGCTTATTTGATCGCAGTAGGAATCTCTCCCAACCGTCTGACCTACATGGGATTCGGCAACAACCGTCCTGTGGCGTCCAATCAGGAAGAGGAAGGAAGGGCGCAAAATCGGCGCGTAGAATTTCACATGATCCCTTGA
- the panC gene encoding pantoate--beta-alanine ligase: MQVFTDIAELRKWRSGLPIHSSIGLVPTMGALHQGHASLIRSSVEQNDLTVVSIFVNPTQFGPNEDFDAYPRTLDDDVAIVREMGADVVFAPKMQDIYPKPPAQILFSIRDLDKKLCGASRPGHMNGVVQIVSILFHLVQPSHAYFGLKDYQQCKIIETMVKELHFPLQIVPCPIVREPDGLAMSSRNVYLSPAERLSALSLIQCLQEVKSQLGSFQSTAEILSFVHKYLEKFPDVKLDYFEVLHGEDLTEIQNLPDATDPHAFIAAFLGKTRLIDNLAL, encoded by the coding sequence ATGCAGGTATTTACAGATATAGCCGAACTCCGGAAATGGCGATCCGGTCTTCCAATCCACTCCTCGATTGGCCTCGTTCCCACCATGGGAGCCCTCCACCAAGGACATGCCAGCCTTATCCGTTCTTCAGTCGAACAAAACGACCTTACGGTTGTATCGATTTTTGTCAATCCAACACAGTTTGGCCCAAACGAGGACTTTGACGCATATCCACGCACCCTGGATGATGATGTGGCGATCGTTCGAGAAATGGGGGCAGATGTCGTCTTCGCGCCCAAAATGCAGGATATTTACCCCAAACCTCCTGCCCAAATCCTCTTCTCCATCAGAGACCTTGACAAGAAACTCTGTGGCGCTAGTCGTCCCGGACACATGAACGGAGTGGTGCAAATAGTGAGCATTCTCTTTCATCTGGTGCAGCCAAGCCACGCATATTTTGGACTCAAGGATTACCAGCAGTGCAAGATCATCGAGACCATGGTCAAAGAACTGCATTTCCCGCTTCAGATTGTGCCCTGTCCTATTGTCCGCGAACCCGATGGACTCGCCATGAGCTCGCGAAATGTATACCTTTCTCCCGCAGAAAGATTGTCTGCTCTATCCTTGATCCAGTGCCTTCAGGAAGTCAAATCCCAACTTGGTTCCTTCCAATCTACCGCCGAGATCCTGTCATTTGTGCACAAGTACCTCGAGAAATTCCCCGACGTGAAACTCGATTATTTCGAAGTCCTCCACGGCGAAGACCTCACCGAGATCCAGAACCTCCCCGACGCTACAGATCCCCATGCATTTATCGCAGCTTTTTTGGGTAAGACTCGTTTGATCGACAACTTAGCCCTCTAA
- a CDS encoding SH3 domain-containing protein — translation MNRISALLCSLALTLCVACEVPAPNQTGGKNPLSNTDIPLGNLLEGFEQLSSEVQELSRPNQVQSWVEGLIVKVQPGKDMPEIGRLKEGEIAEYLYQRTIRKAEFTLRGQKYRESWILIKTQQGLMGWVHEGGVRYLTPEYQQLIKDVLNGSGNPNQRSTGPAQNLASDRLIVPGKQVGAIKVTTAFDQLIQLYGYGQLAEGSVSLPDGKTEPCTVVFPRTANELRIVWKDEQRTRIKAVYLDQTHSAWFTKEGLTVGLPLMEVTKLNQAPVNFYGFDWAYGGTIAGWRKGRFERFNKYFYAVLTPTYPKAVTSNIKGNQQISSNHEDVAKIGAYVSRLVIYLD, via the coding sequence ATGAATCGTATCTCCGCGCTGTTGTGCTCACTGGCACTTACCCTCTGTGTAGCTTGTGAAGTACCCGCTCCCAATCAGACAGGAGGCAAAAACCCCTTGTCCAATACCGACATCCCACTCGGCAATCTGCTGGAAGGCTTTGAGCAGCTATCCTCCGAAGTGCAAGAACTCAGCCGTCCCAATCAGGTCCAATCTTGGGTGGAAGGTCTGATCGTCAAAGTCCAACCGGGCAAGGACATGCCTGAAATCGGCAGACTCAAGGAAGGTGAAATTGCTGAATATCTGTACCAAAGAACCATCCGAAAAGCTGAGTTTACCCTCCGCGGACAGAAATATCGCGAATCGTGGATCTTGATCAAGACTCAGCAAGGGCTCATGGGCTGGGTTCATGAAGGCGGCGTCCGATATCTCACGCCCGAATATCAACAACTCATCAAGGATGTACTCAATGGATCGGGAAATCCCAATCAGCGCAGTACTGGACCTGCTCAAAATCTGGCCAGTGACCGCCTGATCGTACCGGGCAAGCAAGTAGGCGCCATTAAGGTGACTACAGCTTTCGATCAGTTGATCCAATTGTATGGATATGGGCAATTGGCGGAGGGGTCCGTCAGCCTTCCCGATGGGAAAACAGAACCTTGTACAGTGGTATTTCCGCGGACTGCGAATGAGCTTCGCATTGTGTGGAAAGACGAACAGCGGACTCGAATCAAAGCAGTATATCTGGACCAGACCCATTCTGCTTGGTTTACCAAGGAAGGGTTGACCGTAGGACTTCCGCTGATGGAGGTGACCAAATTGAATCAGGCGCCCGTGAATTTCTATGGGTTTGACTGGGCATACGGCGGGACCATTGCGGGCTGGAGAAAAGGCCGATTCGAGCGATTCAATAAATATTTCTATGCAGTCCTTACCCCCACCTACCCCAAGGCTGTCACTTCGAATATCAAGGGAAACCAACAGATCTCGTCCAATCATGAAGACGTGGCCAAGATTGGTGCCTATGTCTCCCGGCTGGTCATTTATCTCGATTAA
- a CDS encoding MoxR family ATPase: MKFEGTASYIATPDLQIAVNAAISLKKPLLVKGEPGTGKTMLAEQIAQSLDMELLTWYIKSTTIAQQGLYEYDAVSRLRDSQLGEQKVHDIRQYIKKGTLWNAFESDSQKVVLIDEIDKADIEFPNDLLLELDKMQFHCYETQETVFAKQRPIVIITSNNEKELPDAFLRRCVFHYIRFPDAATMKRIVDVHVPQIDQALLDRALRMFYDLRETRGIKKKPSTSELIDWIKLLILERISLKELEDINAESGFPPFEGTLIKNEQDFELIQRLRKFER, from the coding sequence ATGAAGTTTGAAGGTACTGCCTCCTACATTGCGACCCCTGATTTGCAAATCGCGGTCAACGCCGCTATTTCCCTCAAAAAACCGCTCCTCGTCAAAGGAGAGCCCGGTACCGGCAAAACCATGCTAGCCGAACAGATTGCCCAATCGCTGGATATGGAGCTCCTGACCTGGTACATCAAATCCACCACCATTGCCCAACAGGGACTTTATGAATATGATGCAGTTTCTAGATTGAGAGACTCTCAGCTGGGAGAACAAAAGGTTCATGATATCCGGCAGTACATCAAAAAGGGGACACTTTGGAATGCATTTGAAAGCGATTCCCAAAAGGTGGTGCTCATTGACGAGATCGACAAAGCCGACATTGAATTTCCCAATGACTTGCTGCTGGAATTGGACAAAATGCAGTTCCATTGCTACGAAACGCAGGAAACCGTTTTCGCCAAGCAGCGACCGATCGTGATCATCACCTCCAACAATGAAAAGGAGCTTCCAGATGCGTTTTTGCGCCGCTGTGTATTTCACTACATCCGCTTTCCAGATGCAGCTACGATGAAGCGAATTGTGGATGTACATGTGCCGCAGATTGACCAAGCATTGCTGGATCGCGCATTGCGAATGTTCTACGATTTGCGGGAAACGAGGGGCATCAAGAAAAAGCCCAGCACCAGCGAATTGATTGACTGGATCAAGCTTCTGATTTTGGAGCGTATCAGTCTCAAGGAGTTGGAGGATATCAATGCGGAATCTGGGTTCCCGCCATTCGAAGGTACGCTGATCAAAAACGAACAAGACTTCGAATTGATCCAACGCTTGAGAAAATTTGAGCGCTAA
- the panD gene encoding aspartate 1-decarboxylase: protein MLLNIFKSKIHRVKVTQAELNYVGSITIDPNLLEAAGIYEGEKVQIVNINNGERLETYTIKGERGSGMICLNGPAARKVQVGDTIIVISYAQMTPEEAENYQPTIVFPDENNQLPHA from the coding sequence ATGCTACTCAACATTTTCAAATCCAAAATCCACCGCGTAAAGGTCACTCAAGCTGAGCTGAACTACGTGGGAAGCATTACGATCGACCCAAACCTGCTAGAGGCTGCCGGGATTTACGAGGGTGAAAAAGTCCAAATCGTCAATATCAACAATGGCGAAAGACTGGAAACCTATACCATCAAGGGAGAGCGGGGAAGTGGCATGATCTGTCTCAATGGTCCAGCGGCCCGCAAAGTGCAGGTTGGCGACACCATCATCGTCATCAGCTACGCGCAGATGACCCCCGAGGAGGCTGAAAACTACCAGCCTACCATCGTCTTTCCAGATGAAAACAACCAATTGCCTCATGCATAA
- a CDS encoding lysylphosphatidylglycerol synthase transmembrane domain-containing protein, with product MNKEKLVSILKYLGGIGLGVALMYFAFQDTSIEKLKGDLANAHYGWLIASISIGLLSHFLRSVRWNMQLTAAGHSIPYGNTFAATMVTYLVNMALPRAGEVARCTAVYKTDRIPVATSLGTVVIERAIDAIILLGLIFLAFSLEADTLTEVLASSVLGLMGKSADSINIPLILGSLVGIGLLGLGAIYILRNKLLAIPFFREIWAFISQLLKSTLSIKDIDKPWLYVVYTISIWVCYWLMTYVAFFSMPGFEETSYNWPYLALITTVIGGIGMALPIPGGVGSYHQAIILTFTTLVVLPTVEASQELGQSFALLLHSAQMVMLLLAGLVGYMFLMAKEPKSSEANETVNPQQSAS from the coding sequence ATGAACAAAGAGAAGCTTGTCAGTATCCTGAAGTACTTAGGCGGAATTGGCCTAGGCGTTGCCCTCATGTACTTTGCGTTTCAGGATACTTCCATCGAAAAACTCAAGGGAGATCTCGCCAATGCGCATTATGGATGGTTGATTGCCTCCATCTCCATCGGGTTGCTCAGCCACTTTCTCCGATCTGTGAGATGGAATATGCAGCTCACAGCTGCCGGCCACTCCATTCCTTATGGCAATACATTCGCAGCGACCATGGTCACATATCTCGTGAATATGGCCCTCCCGAGAGCAGGAGAGGTCGCAAGATGTACCGCAGTCTACAAAACAGACCGTATTCCGGTGGCTACTTCATTGGGAACAGTCGTCATTGAGCGGGCCATTGATGCGATCATCCTGTTGGGTTTGATCTTCTTGGCATTTTCGCTGGAGGCTGACACCTTGACTGAGGTATTGGCAAGCTCTGTCTTGGGACTCATGGGCAAATCAGCTGATTCCATCAATATTCCGCTTATTCTTGGCTCATTGGTTGGGATCGGATTACTCGGGCTCGGTGCCATCTACATACTTCGCAACAAGCTCCTAGCTATCCCTTTCTTCAGAGAGATATGGGCATTCATTTCCCAATTGCTGAAATCCACCCTCAGCATCAAGGACATCGATAAGCCTTGGCTATATGTGGTGTACACGATTTCGATTTGGGTATGCTACTGGCTGATGACCTATGTGGCCTTCTTCAGCATGCCGGGCTTCGAAGAGACCTCCTACAACTGGCCATATTTAGCCTTGATTACTACAGTCATTGGGGGAATTGGCATGGCGCTGCCGATTCCAGGTGGGGTAGGATCCTATCATCAGGCCATCATCCTGACATTTACCACTTTAGTGGTCTTGCCAACAGTTGAGGCAAGTCAAGAGCTGGGTCAATCATTTGCCCTGCTCTTGCACTCTGCGCAGATGGTGATGTTGCTTTTGGCAGGACTGGTTGGGTACATGTTCCTGATGGCCAAGGAACCCAAATCTTCCGAGGCCAATGAAACCGTAAATCCGCAGCAATCAGCCTCCTAG
- a CDS encoding cyclase family protein, with the protein MEIYLIYSQIMELDLRLDGTTYSVALNPLDISIPLIFNGPQPNTYGVPQAVSEAFEGGGFVGDVRRGGSCNFETYQFTPHCNGTHTECIGHIAEARIPVHSSLGPSFIPSTLITVNPTPAEASRDSYDPPLAPQDMVIDVASLQEALPNGHPEFLEALVIRTTPNDPSKRSRDYMKTPPPFFSWEAMKLIRSWNVTHLLVDMPSVDRLFDEGKLSIHHIFWGVPQGSNNVSESDGIDRTITEMIYVADDIEDGRYLLDLQIAPFVSDAAPSRPRLFRLTERVDQG; encoded by the coding sequence TTGGAGATTTACCTTATCTATTCGCAGATCATGGAATTGGACCTCAGACTTGATGGCACCACTTATTCAGTAGCCCTCAATCCACTGGATATCAGCATTCCGCTCATTTTCAATGGCCCTCAACCCAACACGTATGGCGTTCCTCAGGCAGTTTCGGAAGCATTCGAAGGCGGAGGATTTGTCGGAGATGTCAGGAGAGGAGGAAGCTGCAATTTTGAAACCTACCAGTTTACCCCGCATTGCAACGGCACCCATACAGAATGCATTGGTCACATAGCTGAAGCACGGATTCCCGTTCATTCTTCGCTAGGTCCAAGTTTTATTCCCTCGACCCTAATCACCGTCAATCCCACACCAGCCGAAGCAAGCCGAGATTCCTACGATCCCCCATTGGCACCACAGGACATGGTGATCGATGTGGCGAGTCTTCAAGAAGCCCTGCCAAATGGCCATCCTGAATTCCTGGAAGCATTGGTGATCCGAACCACCCCCAATGATCCTTCCAAACGCAGCCGCGATTACATGAAAACCCCTCCCCCATTCTTCTCCTGGGAAGCCATGAAATTGATCCGAAGCTGGAATGTCACACATCTTTTGGTCGACATGCCTTCCGTAGACAGGCTTTTCGACGAAGGCAAGCTGTCTATCCACCACATCTTCTGGGGCGTACCACAAGGCTCCAATAATGTCTCAGAGTCAGACGGAATTGATCGCACCATCACCGAGATGATTTATGTCGCTGATGATATCGAGGATGGAAGGTATCTCCTCGATTTGCAAATCGCACCATTCGTTTCTGATGCAGCTCCAAGTCGTCCGAGATTGTTTCGACTGACAGAGCGGGTAGATCAAGGCTGA
- a CDS encoding MBL fold metallo-hydrolase — MLNIKLFTFNPFMENTYILIDETQEAVIIDPGCHNSQEKAMLKEYIESQGLKVVALLNTHGHIDHMFGNAWVKSTFDVPFVTHQGVIQELRASEQYGPAMWGINPDISPDPDRLVDDGDTFTFGNTTLEVLFTPGHSPGHISFFHRESGQLFSGDVLFERSIGRVDLPGGSMDILMDSILNKLLPLGDDVTVYPGHGGPTTLGEERAANPFILQYLNS, encoded by the coding sequence ATGCTCAACATCAAGCTGTTCACCTTCAATCCCTTCATGGAGAATACCTACATCCTGATCGACGAGACGCAAGAAGCCGTCATCATCGACCCGGGGTGCCACAATTCTCAGGAAAAGGCGATGCTCAAGGAATATATCGAATCTCAAGGACTCAAGGTGGTGGCGCTGCTCAATACCCACGGGCATATTGACCACATGTTCGGCAATGCTTGGGTCAAGTCAACCTTCGATGTTCCATTTGTCACGCACCAAGGCGTGATTCAGGAGCTCCGCGCTTCCGAGCAATACGGACCAGCCATGTGGGGGATCAATCCAGATATCAGCCCTGATCCAGATCGACTGGTTGACGATGGCGATACCTTCACATTTGGCAATACCACGCTCGAAGTGCTGTTTACGCCAGGCCATAGCCCCGGGCATATCAGTTTCTTCCACCGTGAGTCTGGGCAATTGTTTTCTGGTGATGTGCTATTTGAGCGGAGTATCGGAAGAGTTGACCTTCCGGGTGGCTCGATGGATATCCTGATGGATTCCATTCTCAACAAGCTTCTTCCGCTCGGGGACGATGTGACGGTTTATCCCGGTCACGGTGGCCCTACCACTTTGGGAGAAGAACGCGCCGCGAACCCATTTATCCTTCAATATCTCAATTCATGA
- a CDS encoding LON peptidase substrate-binding domain-containing protein, whose amino-acid sequence MEGILPLFPLNLVVYPGEHLKLHVFEERYKQLAEECLRGDTTFGIPTVLNQEVASVATEVKIVSVEKRYGNGELDMTTQGIRRIQISQYFPVAPNRLYPGGATERLEEQMGYDPRLMAEVKALLKDFHHALGVQRSFDTEDPNGFSFQIGHHVGFNLQQEHRLLTLPSEHDRLLFIKDHLKQVIPIVMETERLKARAKMNGHYKNIIPPNV is encoded by the coding sequence ATGGAAGGCATTCTCCCCCTGTTTCCGCTCAATCTGGTCGTCTATCCCGGCGAGCATCTCAAACTTCATGTCTTCGAAGAACGATACAAGCAATTGGCGGAGGAATGTTTGAGAGGCGATACAACTTTTGGGATTCCTACTGTGCTTAATCAGGAAGTAGCTTCTGTGGCCACAGAGGTCAAAATTGTCTCTGTAGAAAAACGATACGGCAATGGCGAGTTGGACATGACTACGCAAGGCATTCGCAGAATCCAAATCAGCCAATATTTCCCGGTAGCCCCCAATCGTCTCTATCCTGGGGGAGCTACCGAACGATTGGAAGAGCAGATGGGGTACGATCCTCGATTGATGGCTGAAGTGAAGGCCCTTCTGAAAGATTTTCATCATGCCTTGGGCGTACAGCGTTCCTTTGATACCGAAGATCCCAATGGATTCTCTTTTCAGATAGGCCATCATGTGGGGTTCAATTTGCAGCAGGAACATCGCCTGTTGACCTTGCCTTCTGAGCATGACAGGCTCCTATTCATCAAGGATCACCTCAAGCAAGTCATCCCCATTGTCATGGAAACTGAGCGCCTAAAAGCACGCGCCAAGATGAATGGGCACTACAAAAATATCATTCCCCCCAACGTATAA
- a CDS encoding DUF1572 family protein, with the protein MPFEHSPILQSIAQQCHRYEAMGTAAILAVKSSEVAFQPDPSCNSLGTLVKHMHGNMRSRFVNFMQEDGEKDWRERDDEFVNSFETQEELLKAWEEAWKVFWDAVEPFSDTDLDRVVYIRSEPHSILHALHRHMAHNAYHVGQMIYLAKMLRKEEWKSLSIPVGKSEEFTQKKRAEAKRALAEGDLRPDLDLNQITLPSRDLAKSVEFYEHLGAILIVDSLPRYARFWVPNGGTTFSLHHVEEPLHDPRTVIYFECRDVDAQVERLKSLGMEFLSDPTDERWLWREARLKDPDGHEICLYHAGVNRVNPPWKVQP; encoded by the coding sequence ATGCCTTTCGAACACTCCCCAATCCTCCAAAGCATCGCCCAGCAATGCCATCGGTATGAAGCTATGGGCACCGCGGCCATTCTCGCAGTGAAGTCCTCTGAAGTTGCCTTTCAACCAGATCCTAGCTGCAATAGTCTCGGAACCTTGGTGAAGCACATGCACGGGAATATGCGTTCGCGATTTGTGAACTTCATGCAGGAAGATGGGGAAAAAGATTGGCGAGAGCGAGATGACGAGTTTGTGAATTCCTTCGAAACTCAAGAGGAGCTACTGAAGGCCTGGGAAGAAGCTTGGAAGGTGTTTTGGGACGCCGTGGAACCATTTTCTGATACAGATTTGGACCGTGTGGTTTACATTCGTTCAGAGCCGCATTCCATCCTCCATGCCCTCCATCGACACATGGCCCACAATGCCTATCACGTCGGGCAGATGATCTATCTCGCCAAAATGCTTCGAAAAGAGGAGTGGAAATCCCTCTCCATTCCCGTAGGCAAATCCGAGGAATTCACCCAGAAGAAACGCGCGGAAGCCAAACGGGCACTCGCTGAGGGAGATCTTCGTCCGGATCTGGACCTGAACCAGATCACCTTGCCTTCAAGGGATCTGGCCAAGTCCGTGGAATTCTATGAGCATTTAGGGGCGATTCTGATTGTGGATAGCCTTCCCAGATATGCTCGATTTTGGGTACCCAACGGAGGTACCACCTTTTCCCTTCATCATGTGGAGGAGCCGCTTCACGATCCGCGAACGGTGATCTACTTCGAATGTAGAGATGTGGATGCGCAGGTGGAAAGGCTCAAATCACTCGGGATGGAATTCCTGTCTGACCCTACGGACGAGCGATGGCTCTGGAGAGAAGCACGGCTGAAAGATCCTGACGGACATGAAATCTGCTTGTATCATGCAGGAGTCAATCGGGTCAATCCTCCTTGGAAGGTTCAGCCTTGA